In Enoplosus armatus isolate fEnoArm2 chromosome 2, fEnoArm2.hap1, whole genome shotgun sequence, one DNA window encodes the following:
- the LOC139292071 gene encoding E3 ubiquitin-protein ligase pellino homolog 1-like isoform X1 has product MFSLGQENISTSPASTKGPVKYGELIVLGCNGSLPNGDKGRRKSRFALCRRNKANGVKPSTVHTSCTPQAAKAVSNKEQHSISYTLSRAQTVVVEYTHDSNTDMFQIGRSTENPIDFVVTDTAPGGQGHADGQTVQSTISRFACRIICQRNPPYSARIYAAGFDSSKNIFLGEKAAKWRTQDGQMDGLTTNGVLVMHPRHGFSQDSKPGLWREISVCGNVFTLRETRSSQQRGKMVDSVSESNELVDGSLIDLCGATLLWRTAGGLAHTPTVKHLEALRQELNAGRPQCPVGFNTLAFPSLRRKDVLDEKQPWAYLRCGHVHGYHGWGGRRNPEVEAERQERECPMCRARGPYVPLWLGCEAGFYVDAEPPTHAFVPCGHVCSEKTTAFWSQIPLPHGTHTFHAACPFCIQPLSESGCIRLIFQSPLD; this is encoded by the exons ATGTTTTCACTTGGTCAGGAAAACATCTCCACCTCCCCTGCCTCCACCAAAGGACCAGTCAAGTATGGAGAGCTCATTGTGCTGGG gtgtaaCGGCTCTCTGCCCAACGGTGACAAGGGGAGGCGGAAAAGTCGCTTTGCTCTGTGTCGCAGAAACAAGGCCAACGGCGTGAAACCCAGCACTGTCCACACGTCCTGCACACCTCAGGCTGCCAAG GCTGTAAGCAACAAGGAGCAGCACAGTATTTCTTACACTCTGTCCCGGGCACAGACGGTGGTGGTGGAGTACACCCACGACAGCAACACAGACATGTTCCAG ATCGGTCGTTCTACGGAGAATCCCATCGACTTCGTGGTGACAGACACGGCGCCCGGTGGTCAGGGCCACGCTGACGGTCAGACGGTTCAGAGCACCATCTCCCGCTTCGCCTGCCGCATCATCTGCCAGAGAAACCCGCCTTACTCTGCACGGATCTACGCCGCAGGCTTCGACTCCTCCAAGAACATCTTCCTCGGG GAGAAGGCCGCCAAGTGGAGGACGCAGGACGGTCAGATGGACGGACTGACCACCAACGGCGTTCTGGTGATGCACCCGCGCCACGGCTTCAGCCAGGACTCTAAACCTGGCCTGTGGAGGGAAATCTCCGTCTGCGGAAACGTCTTCACGCTGCGGGAAACCAGGTCCTCTCAGCAGAGGGGCAAGATG GTGGACTCTGTCTCTGAGTCTAACGAGCTGGTGGACGGCTCCCTCATCGACCTGTGCGGCGCCACCCTGCTGTGGCGGACGGCCGGGGGCCTGGCGCACACGCCCACCGTCAAACACCTGGAGGCGCTGCGGCAGGAGCTGAACGCCGGGCGGCCCCAGTGTCCCGTGGGCTTCAACACGCTGGCCTTCCCCAGCCTTCGACGCAAAGACGTCCTGGACGAGAAGCAGCCCTGGGCCTACCTGCGCTGCGGCCACGTGCACGGCTACCACGGCTGGGGGGGGCGCCGCAACCCCGAGGTGGAGGCGGAGCGTCAGGAGAGAGAGTGCCCCATGTGCCGGGCGCGGGGCCCCTACGTGCCGCTGTGGCTGGGCTGCGAGGCGGGCTTCTACGTGGACGCGGAGCCCCCCACCCACGCCTTCGTCCCCTGCGGTCACGTCTGCTCGGAGAAGACGACGGCGTTCTGGAGTCAGATCCCGCTGCCGCACGGCACGCACACCTTCCACGCCGCCTGCCCGTTCTGCATCCAGCCGCTGAGTGAGTCCGGCTGCATCAGGCTCATCTTCCAAAGCCCGCTGGACTAG
- the LOC139292071 gene encoding E3 ubiquitin-protein ligase pellino homolog 1-like isoform X2, producing the protein MFSLGQENISTSPASTKGPVKYGELISVSSVSLKAVSNKEQHSISYTLSRAQTVVVEYTHDSNTDMFQIGRSTENPIDFVVTDTAPGGQGHADGQTVQSTISRFACRIICQRNPPYSARIYAAGFDSSKNIFLGEKAAKWRTQDGQMDGLTTNGVLVMHPRHGFSQDSKPGLWREISVCGNVFTLRETRSSQQRGKMVDSVSESNELVDGSLIDLCGATLLWRTAGGLAHTPTVKHLEALRQELNAGRPQCPVGFNTLAFPSLRRKDVLDEKQPWAYLRCGHVHGYHGWGGRRNPEVEAERQERECPMCRARGPYVPLWLGCEAGFYVDAEPPTHAFVPCGHVCSEKTTAFWSQIPLPHGTHTFHAACPFCIQPLSESGCIRLIFQSPLD; encoded by the exons ATGTTTTCACTTGGTCAGGAAAACATCTCCACCTCCCCTGCCTCCACCAAAGGACCAGTCAAGTATGGAGAGCTCATT TCTGTCTCTTCTGTGTCTCTAAAGGCTGTAAGCAACAAGGAGCAGCACAGTATTTCTTACACTCTGTCCCGGGCACAGACGGTGGTGGTGGAGTACACCCACGACAGCAACACAGACATGTTCCAG ATCGGTCGTTCTACGGAGAATCCCATCGACTTCGTGGTGACAGACACGGCGCCCGGTGGTCAGGGCCACGCTGACGGTCAGACGGTTCAGAGCACCATCTCCCGCTTCGCCTGCCGCATCATCTGCCAGAGAAACCCGCCTTACTCTGCACGGATCTACGCCGCAGGCTTCGACTCCTCCAAGAACATCTTCCTCGGG GAGAAGGCCGCCAAGTGGAGGACGCAGGACGGTCAGATGGACGGACTGACCACCAACGGCGTTCTGGTGATGCACCCGCGCCACGGCTTCAGCCAGGACTCTAAACCTGGCCTGTGGAGGGAAATCTCCGTCTGCGGAAACGTCTTCACGCTGCGGGAAACCAGGTCCTCTCAGCAGAGGGGCAAGATG GTGGACTCTGTCTCTGAGTCTAACGAGCTGGTGGACGGCTCCCTCATCGACCTGTGCGGCGCCACCCTGCTGTGGCGGACGGCCGGGGGCCTGGCGCACACGCCCACCGTCAAACACCTGGAGGCGCTGCGGCAGGAGCTGAACGCCGGGCGGCCCCAGTGTCCCGTGGGCTTCAACACGCTGGCCTTCCCCAGCCTTCGACGCAAAGACGTCCTGGACGAGAAGCAGCCCTGGGCCTACCTGCGCTGCGGCCACGTGCACGGCTACCACGGCTGGGGGGGGCGCCGCAACCCCGAGGTGGAGGCGGAGCGTCAGGAGAGAGAGTGCCCCATGTGCCGGGCGCGGGGCCCCTACGTGCCGCTGTGGCTGGGCTGCGAGGCGGGCTTCTACGTGGACGCGGAGCCCCCCACCCACGCCTTCGTCCCCTGCGGTCACGTCTGCTCGGAGAAGACGACGGCGTTCTGGAGTCAGATCCCGCTGCCGCACGGCACGCACACCTTCCACGCCGCCTGCCCGTTCTGCATCCAGCCGCTGAGTGAGTCCGGCTGCATCAGGCTCATCTTCCAAAGCCCGCTGGACTAG